The genomic stretch CGTTTGTTGTGACACAGGATCCCCCGATGCACTATACCTTAGCAGATAAGAGCGCGATTGAAGCGATAAAAACACTTTTTTGCCAAACCTTTACCGATTCGGAAGGTGAAGTTGAAGGGCAGTTGATTGGGCAACTGGCGTCGGATTTGATCGAGCAAACGCACAATGACGATCTTTTTATCTATATCGCAGCGGAGGGTGAAGCGGTTGTGGGCGCGATTTTGTTTACTCGCTTGCATTACCCCTGTGGTACGCCCGTGTTTGTGATGGCTCCAGTTGCGGTGGCCACTTCCTATCATGGTCAAGGAATTGGACAAGCGTTAATTGCTTTCGGCTTGCAGGAGATCAAAGCGCAAGGCGTTGAAGTTGCCGTCACGTATGGGGATCCGAATTTTTATCACAAGGCTGGTTTTGTTCCCGTCGATACCCAAACCATTGCTGCGCCGTACTCGTTGCAATTTCCCCACGGCTGGCAAGCACAGTCGCTAACAGGTGAAGCACTGCCCGTTTTAAAAGGGCCTGTGACGTGTGTGGCGGCGTTTTGCGATCCGCAATTTTGGTGATCGGTAATCTAGTTACTAACGCGATAAAAAGGAACAATGATGAATATGCAGCGTTTGAAAGCCGCCGAGGAGGCGTTTCTTCTTCACTATCCGGGCGGGTTTGAGCATCCCGAAATGGTGAAAATCGGCAAGAAGCACCAAATGCCACAGCGTGTCCAGCAGGCGCAAGCGTTCTTTGCGCCAGAAGCGTTCAGTCAGCCTCAGTTAGTGGCCGAGAATATGGTGAAAACCATCACTCGCTCCTCCATGGTGTCGGTTTTTGAAAAACCTAAACTCCGTGATTGGGTTAAGGGAATGAGCCATGACGAGCGAGAAAGCTATGCCTATGCGCTGAAAGATATGCTGCATGGTGATAAGGAGTATGGCTTTAATATGATGCACTCTTTGCTCAAACCCGCGCAGCTAGCAAAGTGGTCACTGATGACGATCTTGCCCAACTACTATGCCCCGATGGATGAAGTGTTTGTCAAACCGACTACAGCGAAAGGCGTGATCGG from Vibrio vulnificus NBRC 15645 = ATCC 27562 encodes the following:
- a CDS encoding GNAT family N-acetyltransferase: MSQPTDNLCQYGVQRPNLGWEIRYNDGTFVVTQDPPMHYTLADKSAIEAIKTLFCQTFTDSEGEVEGQLIGQLASDLIEQTHNDDLFIYIAAEGEAVVGAILFTRLHYPCGTPVFVMAPVAVATSYHGQGIGQALIAFGLQEIKAQGVEVAVTYGDPNFYHKAGFVPVDTQTIAAPYSLQFPHGWQAQSLTGEALPVLKGPVTCVAAFCDPQFW